A genome region from Altererythrobacter aquiaggeris includes the following:
- a CDS encoding methyltransferase domain-containing protein, giving the protein MRKFTKPCWLTCAETASAAGLWAMQPKQPPRIFSARRRQANRERLSALQARGDAAHYVLDDMVEDAIDRLEFMRLDPKRALIIGDWTGVFARSLTGADVTRADPAGIDGAVRIDERLPLPAHDFDLVASFGTLETVNDLPGALIHIREALAPGGFFIGSLIGAGSLVNLRAALLAADGDRPAARMHPMVDVRAGAELMQRAGFAKQVVDSHSVDVRYSSLDRLVADLREQGLGNALANRPPPMDRFTYRLASQLFAAKAGGDGKVAECFEIITLSGWKS; this is encoded by the coding sequence TTGAGAAAATTCACAAAACCATGCTGGCTGACTTGCGCCGAAACGGCAAGCGCGGCAGGGCTTTGGGCGATGCAGCCGAAGCAACCCCCGAGAATTTTCAGCGCGAGGCGGCGGCAGGCCAACCGTGAGCGGCTATCCGCATTGCAAGCGCGCGGAGATGCAGCGCATTATGTGCTGGACGATATGGTCGAAGATGCGATCGATCGGCTGGAATTCATGCGGTTGGACCCAAAGCGTGCGTTGATTATCGGCGATTGGACTGGGGTGTTCGCGCGGTCCCTGACGGGCGCTGATGTTACGCGCGCTGATCCGGCAGGGATTGACGGCGCCGTCCGGATCGACGAGCGCCTGCCACTGCCAGCGCATGATTTTGATCTCGTCGCAAGCTTTGGCACGCTGGAGACGGTCAACGATCTGCCCGGTGCGCTGATTCATATCCGAGAGGCACTTGCCCCCGGCGGTTTCTTCATCGGGAGCCTGATCGGCGCAGGCAGCCTGGTCAACTTGCGTGCCGCACTGCTGGCGGCCGATGGCGACAGACCTGCTGCCCGGATGCACCCGATGGTCGATGTGCGCGCCGGTGCAGAATTGATGCAGCGCGCCGGCTTTGCAAAACAGGTCGTGGACAGCCATTCGGTCGACGTGCGTTACAGCTCGCTAGACCGGCTGGTTGCAGACCTGCGCGAACAGGGTCTCGGCAACGCATTGGCCAACCGCCCCCCGCCAATGGACCGCTTTACCTATCGTCTGGCCAGCCAGCTGTTCGCGGCAAAGGCGGGCGGTGATGGCAAGGTTGCCGAATGTTTTGAAATCATCACGCTCAGCGGTTGGAAGTCCTAG
- the ppdK gene encoding pyruvate, phosphate dikinase: protein MNQTVYPFGGGAPLDDPRAKDKNVTGGKGANLAEMASIGLPVPPGFTITTEECVSYLAGGSDFSDKLRSDVASALQHIEKAVGKPFGDAANPMLVSVRSGARVSMPGMMDTVLNLGLNDETVEGLATSSGDARFAWDSYRRFIQMYSDVVLGLDHGEFEEALEIAKEDKGFYSDTEMEAEDWQALVSEFKAIVEREQGKPFPQDVSEQLWGAIAAVFDSWDSDRAKVYRRLNGISADWGTAVNVQAMVFGNMGETSATGVAFTRDPATGDKSYYGEWLINAQGEDVVAGIRTPQYLTLAAREKANAKLLSMEEAMPDAYGELAHTFELLEAHYRDMQDIEFTVERGKLWLLQTRSGKRTAKAALKMAVDMAGEGLIDQREAVLRVDPMALDQLLHPTLDPEAARDVMARGLPASPGAASGKVVLDADAAESWTQRGEKVVLVRVETSPEDIHGMHAAQGILTARGGMTSHAAVVARGMGRPCVSGASQVVIDIVSRTLKIGLTELKEGDTITLDGSTGEIMLGAVPTIEPELVGDFGVIMEWADANRRMKVRTNAETPQDCKMARQFGAEGIGLCRTEHMFFDAGRITAVRQMILAEDEAGRREALAKLLPEQRSDFAAIFEVMAGLPCTIRLLDPPLHEFLPHSEAEFAEVADATGLGVDHLKRRAAELHEFNPMLGHRGCRLGITYPEIYEIQARAIFEAACDVAEASGEAPIPEIMIPLVATRRELTILKALIDKTAGEVFGEKGRELEYLVGTMIELPRAALVAGDIAHDAAFFSFGTNDLTQTTLGVSRDDAARFLAPYVERGIYPRDPFVSLDIEGVGQLVELAAERGRATRPQIKLGICGEHGGDPASIDFCEQQKLDYVSASPYRVPIARLAAAQAALR, encoded by the coding sequence ATGAACCAGACAGTCTATCCCTTCGGCGGCGGCGCACCGCTCGACGATCCCCGCGCGAAGGACAAAAATGTCACCGGCGGCAAGGGCGCGAACCTCGCTGAAATGGCCAGTATCGGTCTGCCGGTCCCTCCCGGCTTCACCATCACGACCGAAGAATGCGTCAGCTATCTGGCGGGCGGTTCGGACTTCTCAGACAAATTGCGCAGCGATGTCGCCAGCGCGCTGCAACACATCGAGAAAGCCGTTGGAAAACCCTTCGGCGATGCGGCCAATCCGATGCTGGTCTCGGTCCGCTCCGGCGCGAGGGTTTCTATGCCGGGCATGATGGACACGGTTCTCAACCTCGGCCTGAATGACGAGACTGTTGAAGGCCTTGCGACCAGCAGCGGCGATGCGCGTTTTGCTTGGGACAGCTACCGCCGCTTCATCCAGATGTACTCGGACGTTGTCCTCGGCCTGGACCATGGCGAGTTCGAAGAAGCGCTGGAGATCGCCAAGGAAGACAAGGGTTTCTACTCCGACACCGAGATGGAAGCTGAAGATTGGCAAGCGCTGGTCAGCGAATTCAAAGCCATCGTCGAGCGTGAGCAAGGCAAGCCGTTCCCGCAGGACGTTTCGGAGCAACTTTGGGGTGCTATCGCGGCCGTCTTTGACAGCTGGGACAGCGACCGCGCCAAGGTTTACCGCCGCCTCAACGGCATCTCCGCCGATTGGGGCACCGCGGTCAATGTGCAGGCGATGGTATTCGGCAACATGGGCGAAACCAGCGCCACCGGCGTTGCCTTCACCCGCGACCCCGCGACTGGCGACAAGAGCTATTACGGCGAGTGGTTGATCAACGCGCAAGGTGAAGACGTGGTCGCGGGCATCCGTACACCGCAATATCTGACGCTCGCTGCGCGCGAAAAAGCGAACGCCAAGCTGCTCAGCATGGAAGAAGCCATGCCCGATGCGTACGGCGAGCTAGCGCACACATTCGAACTGCTCGAAGCGCATTACCGCGACATGCAGGATATCGAGTTTACCGTGGAACGCGGCAAGCTGTGGCTGCTGCAAACGCGCAGCGGCAAGCGGACGGCCAAGGCAGCGCTGAAGATGGCGGTCGATATGGCGGGCGAGGGGCTGATCGATCAGCGCGAGGCTGTGCTGCGGGTCGATCCCATGGCGCTGGATCAATTGCTTCACCCCACGCTCGACCCAGAAGCAGCGCGCGACGTCATGGCGCGCGGTTTGCCTGCTTCGCCGGGTGCGGCATCAGGCAAAGTCGTGCTGGATGCTGATGCCGCAGAAAGCTGGACCCAGCGCGGCGAGAAGGTCGTGCTGGTACGCGTGGAAACATCACCCGAAGACATTCACGGAATGCACGCCGCGCAAGGGATCCTGACAGCACGCGGCGGGATGACCAGCCACGCAGCGGTTGTTGCGCGCGGTATGGGCCGGCCATGCGTGTCAGGCGCGTCGCAAGTCGTGATCGACATTGTCAGCCGGACCTTGAAAATCGGGCTTACCGAACTGAAGGAAGGCGACACCATCACGCTTGATGGGTCAACCGGCGAAATCATGCTGGGTGCCGTGCCGACAATCGAGCCGGAACTGGTCGGCGATTTCGGTGTGATCATGGAATGGGCCGACGCCAACCGCCGCATGAAAGTCCGGACCAACGCGGAAACCCCGCAGGACTGTAAAATGGCACGGCAGTTTGGCGCGGAAGGCATCGGCCTGTGTCGTACCGAACACATGTTCTTCGACGCAGGCCGTATAACTGCCGTTCGTCAAATGATTCTGGCCGAAGATGAGGCGGGCCGCCGCGAAGCACTGGCCAAATTGCTGCCCGAACAACGCAGCGACTTCGCTGCAATTTTCGAGGTGATGGCCGGCCTCCCATGCACCATCCGACTGCTCGATCCGCCGCTTCACGAATTCCTGCCCCATTCCGAAGCGGAATTTGCGGAAGTGGCCGATGCGACGGGTCTGGGCGTGGATCATCTCAAGCGCCGTGCAGCGGAATTGCACGAGTTCAACCCGATGCTGGGCCACCGCGGCTGCCGCCTTGGCATAACGTATCCGGAAATTTACGAAATACAGGCGCGCGCGATTTTCGAAGCTGCTTGCGATGTGGCGGAAGCATCGGGCGAGGCGCCGATCCCGGAGATCATGATCCCGCTGGTGGCAACGCGCCGGGAACTGACCATCCTCAAGGCACTGATCGACAAAACTGCCGGTGAAGTATTTGGCGAAAAGGGCCGCGAGCTGGAATATCTGGTCGGCACGATGATCGAATTGCCCCGCGCCGCTCTGGTTGCGGGCGATATAGCGCATGATGCGGCGTTTTTCAGCTTTGGCACGAATGACCTGACGCAAACGACCCTGGGTGTCTCACGCGATGATGCGGCACGCTTCCTTGCGCCATACGTGGAACGCGGCATTTATCCGCGCGATCCGTTTGTCAGTCTCGACATCGAGGGTGTCGGTCAGCTGGTCGAACTCGCGGCGGAGCGGGGCAGGGCAACTCGTCCACAAATCAAGCTGGGCATTTGCGGCGAACACGGGGGCGATCCAGCAAGCATCGATTTCTGCGAACAGCAGAAGCTCGATTATGTCTCGGCTTCACCCTATCGCGTTCCGATTGCACGATTGGCGGCCGCGCAGGCGGCCCTGCGCTAG
- the glyS gene encoding glycine--tRNA ligase subunit beta, protein MSDFLLEVRSEEIPARMQKGARGELEKLFRREMDAAGVSHGELTIYTTPRRLALIARDLPLETAAVSEEAKGPPEGAPDQAVEGFCRKNGVTRDQLEVRDIKGRNTYFAVIDKPGRAVTGVLAEAIPAIIRDFTWPKSQRWGAASISTESIRWVRPLSGIVALLGNEIVECEVHGVTSGAVTLGHRFHHSGDITIGGADDYAVKLRAGHVIVDHAERENIIRSGAAKAAQEAGLSLVEDEGLVIENAGLTEWPVPLLGRFEDDFLEVPPETIQLTARVNQKYFVCERDGKLANAFICTANIDAEDPAVVVEGNRKVLAARLSDAKFFWDVDRKKTLEEHAKGLERITFHEKLGTVADKVERVAKLAEWLASEGIVPDCDPALARQAAELCKADLVTEMVGEFPELQGLMGGYYARAEGLPDAVADAIRDHYKPVGQGDDVPTAPVTVAVSLADKLDTLSSFFFIGEVPTGSKDPFALRRAALGLIRMVLTNKLRASLLRVSTEAVFHHTGLDQTGATIASATKRVRVSGEGRTAKEIFEKMSPDERQGLVTALETGDTGGKTAERSVRALFDFFVDRLKVQQREAGVRHDLIDAVFALGGEDDLVRLLARVHALQSFMESDDGANLLAGYKRAANILKKEDWSDEQKNSLSYTPEPAEKALIDALDMAEPKAAASIESEDFGAAMAALASLRAPIDAFFEDVTVNDDDQDKRAARLGLLLRFRNAVHTVADFARIEG, encoded by the coding sequence ATGAGCGATTTTCTTCTGGAAGTCCGCAGCGAAGAAATTCCCGCGCGTATGCAAAAGGGTGCACGGGGCGAGTTGGAAAAGCTGTTCCGCCGCGAAATGGATGCGGCCGGTGTGTCGCATGGCGAGTTGACGATTTACACCACACCGCGCCGCCTCGCGCTGATTGCGCGCGATTTGCCGCTGGAAACAGCGGCTGTCAGCGAAGAGGCCAAGGGTCCGCCCGAAGGGGCTCCCGATCAGGCGGTCGAAGGGTTCTGCCGCAAGAACGGCGTGACGCGCGATCAGCTTGAGGTCCGCGATATCAAAGGACGCAACACATACTTCGCCGTCATCGACAAGCCGGGCAGGGCGGTCACAGGCGTTCTGGCCGAGGCGATCCCCGCGATCATCCGTGATTTCACCTGGCCAAAGTCTCAGCGTTGGGGCGCGGCATCGATCAGCACAGAGAGCATCCGCTGGGTGCGCCCGCTCTCGGGCATAGTCGCGCTGCTGGGCAATGAAATCGTCGAATGCGAAGTGCACGGCGTGACGTCCGGCGCGGTCACATTGGGCCACCGTTTCCATCACTCGGGCGACATTACGATTGGTGGGGCTGATGACTATGCGGTCAAATTGCGTGCTGGTCATGTGATTGTCGATCACGCGGAGCGCGAGAACATTATCCGCAGCGGTGCGGCCAAGGCCGCGCAGGAAGCGGGCCTATCACTGGTCGAGGATGAAGGTCTGGTAATCGAAAACGCCGGCCTGACCGAATGGCCCGTGCCGCTGCTCGGCCGGTTCGAGGATGATTTCCTCGAAGTGCCGCCAGAGACAATCCAGCTGACCGCGCGCGTGAACCAGAAGTATTTCGTGTGCGAGAGGGATGGCAAGCTAGCCAACGCCTTTATTTGCACCGCCAATATCGATGCGGAAGACCCGGCTGTGGTGGTCGAAGGCAACCGCAAAGTCCTCGCCGCAAGGCTCTCCGATGCGAAGTTCTTCTGGGATGTGGATCGCAAGAAGACTCTGGAGGAACATGCCAAGGGTCTTGAGCGGATTACCTTCCATGAGAAGCTTGGCACGGTTGCTGATAAGGTCGAGCGGGTTGCGAAGCTGGCCGAATGGCTCGCGAGCGAAGGCATCGTGCCGGATTGCGACCCCGCGCTTGCGCGCCAGGCCGCTGAGTTGTGCAAAGCTGATCTCGTTACCGAAATGGTCGGCGAGTTTCCGGAACTACAAGGCTTGATGGGCGGCTACTACGCCCGCGCCGAAGGTCTGCCGGATGCTGTCGCTGACGCGATCCGCGATCACTACAAGCCGGTCGGGCAGGGCGATGATGTGCCAACTGCTCCTGTAACGGTGGCTGTGAGTTTGGCGGATAAGTTGGATACCTTAAGTTCGTTCTTCTTCATCGGCGAGGTTCCTACGGGATCCAAGGATCCATTCGCGTTGAGACGAGCAGCGCTTGGCCTCATTCGAATGGTTCTGACTAACAAATTGCGAGCGTCGTTGCTGAGGGTTTCCACCGAGGCAGTCTTTCACCATACCGGCTTGGATCAAACTGGCGCGACAATTGCCAGTGCTACGAAACGCGTTCGTGTTTCGGGCGAGGGGAGAACCGCGAAGGAGATATTTGAAAAGATGTCGCCCGATGAGCGGCAGGGCTTGGTCACGGCCTTGGAGACCGGTGATACGGGCGGCAAAACGGCAGAAAGGTCGGTCCGCGCACTTTTTGACTTTTTCGTCGACCGCCTAAAAGTCCAACAACGCGAAGCGGGCGTCCGTCACGACCTGATCGACGCGGTGTTCGCACTCGGCGGAGAGGACGATCTCGTGCGCCTCCTCGCTCGCGTCCATGCACTCCAATCCTTTATGGAAAGCGACGACGGCGCGAACCTCCTCGCGGGGTACAAGCGAGCGGCGAATATCCTCAAGAAGGAAGACTGGTCGGACGAGCAGAAAAACTCACTGTCCTACACGCCAGAACCAGCCGAGAAGGCGCTGATCGACGCGCTTGATATGGCGGAGCCCAAGGCGGCTGCGTCTATCGAGAGCGAAGATTTCGGCGCGGCAATGGCGGCCCTGGCCAGCTTGCGCGCGCCGATTGATGCCTTTTTCGAGGATGTGACGGTGAATGATGACGATCAGGACAAGCGCGCCGCACGCCTCGGGTTGTTGCTGCGCTTCCGCAACGCAGTCCACACCGTGGCCGATTTCGCCCGGATCGAGGGTTAG
- a CDS encoding glycine--tRNA ligase subunit alpha → MKRDPSKSFQDMILTLHDYWSAQGCLILQPYDMRMGAGTFHTATTLRALGPEPWNAAFVQPCRRPTDGRYGDNPNRLQHYYQYQVILKPSPPDIQELYLESLRVIGIDPLKHDIRFVEDDWESPTLGAWGLGWEVWCDGMEVTQFTYFQQMGGFDCKPVAGELTYGLERLAMYIQGVDSVYDLQFNSAGVSYGEVFLENEKQMSKWNFEVADTGALFDLFNKAEAECKNALAHDVPIAAYEQAVEASHIFNLLQARGVISVQERASYMGRVRDLARGSCEAHMTKEKAGWAEKYPEWSA, encoded by the coding sequence ATGAAGAGAGACCCTTCGAAATCGTTTCAGGACATGATCCTTACGCTGCATGATTACTGGAGCGCGCAGGGCTGTTTGATCCTCCAGCCATATGATATGCGGATGGGCGCAGGTACGTTTCACACTGCGACCACATTGCGCGCGCTCGGCCCGGAGCCGTGGAACGCCGCATTCGTGCAGCCCTGCCGCCGCCCGACCGATGGCCGGTACGGTGACAACCCCAACCGGCTGCAACATTACTACCAGTATCAGGTGATCCTGAAGCCAAGCCCGCCCGATATTCAGGAACTTTATTTGGAAAGCCTGCGCGTAATCGGGATCGATCCGCTGAAGCACGACATCCGCTTCGTCGAAGATGACTGGGAATCGCCCACACTGGGCGCATGGGGCCTCGGCTGGGAAGTCTGGTGCGACGGGATGGAAGTCACCCAGTTCACTTACTTCCAGCAAATGGGCGGATTTGACTGCAAGCCCGTCGCTGGCGAGCTCACCTACGGGCTCGAACGGCTCGCGATGTATATCCAGGGCGTGGACAGCGTTTACGACCTGCAGTTCAATTCCGCTGGTGTGTCCTACGGCGAGGTATTCCTCGAAAACGAAAAACAGATGTCGAAATGGAACTTCGAAGTTGCCGACACTGGTGCGCTGTTCGATCTGTTCAATAAAGCCGAGGCGGAGTGCAAGAATGCGCTTGCCCATGATGTGCCGATCGCAGCCTATGAGCAGGCGGTCGAGGCCAGCCATATCTTCAATCTGCTGCAAGCGCGCGGCGTGATCAGCGTGCAGGAACGCGCCAGCTATATGGGCCGGGTCCGCGATCTGGCGCGCGGTTCCTGCGAAGCGCATATGACGAAGGAAAAGGCCGGCTGGGCGGAGAAATATCCGGAGTGGTCGGCATGA
- a CDS encoding helix-turn-helix transcriptional regulator, with protein sequence MNNRLKVLRAERDWSQAELAGRLDVSRQAVNAIETGKHDPSLPLAFRIARLFNMPIEEIFNDQH encoded by the coding sequence GTGAACAACCGTCTCAAAGTCCTCCGTGCCGAACGCGACTGGAGCCAGGCCGAACTTGCCGGAAGGCTCGATGTATCGCGGCAAGCCGTTAATGCGATCGAGACGGGGAAGCACGACCCGTCGCTTCCCCTCGCCTTCCGAATTGCCCGCCTGTTCAACATGCCCATCGAGGAGATTTTCAATGACCAACACTGA
- a CDS encoding TraB/GumN family protein, with translation MTRLTRKFAGSASALALLFALPACAQTQQLPTPVETTRVAAETVEMASIPAPSGPALWQLADDDTTIYLFGTVHALPKDVEWLKDDVATALSSSDKLVTEIMMTPDIPQRMQALISTKALLPEGQTLRGLLNDDQRASYDAAMTKIGLPPATFDQFEPWFAAMNLAMIPLQQQGYDAETGVEKVLEKNAGAKMERGELETVEFQISVFDELPLDSQVKFLIETAENVDEIKPMLDKMVAEWVEGDAEALAVLMNDSMTDPVLADRLLYARNGNWAEWIDNRMDQPGTIFIAVGAGHLAGDKSVQDLLAARGFKVIRVQ, from the coding sequence ATGACACGACTTACCCGTAAATTCGCCGGCTCTGCCTCGGCGCTCGCGCTGTTGTTTGCGTTGCCGGCTTGCGCGCAGACACAGCAGCTTCCCACTCCGGTCGAGACAACGCGCGTTGCGGCCGAAACGGTGGAGATGGCCAGCATTCCTGCGCCTTCCGGCCCGGCTTTGTGGCAACTGGCTGACGACGATACAACGATCTATCTGTTCGGTACTGTCCACGCGCTGCCCAAGGATGTGGAATGGTTGAAGGACGATGTCGCAACTGCGCTGTCTTCTTCCGACAAGCTGGTGACCGAAATCATGATGACACCCGATATCCCGCAGCGGATGCAGGCGCTGATTTCAACCAAGGCATTACTGCCTGAAGGACAGACACTCCGCGGACTTCTGAACGACGACCAGCGCGCCAGTTATGACGCCGCGATGACCAAGATCGGATTACCGCCAGCCACTTTCGACCAGTTCGAACCCTGGTTTGCAGCAATGAATCTGGCGATGATTCCGCTGCAGCAGCAGGGTTATGATGCAGAAACCGGCGTCGAAAAGGTGCTCGAGAAAAATGCCGGCGCCAAAATGGAGCGCGGCGAGTTGGAAACGGTTGAATTCCAGATTTCGGTATTTGACGAATTGCCGCTTGATTCCCAAGTCAAATTCCTGATCGAGACTGCCGAAAATGTCGATGAGATCAAACCCATGCTCGACAAAATGGTGGCCGAATGGGTCGAAGGTGATGCCGAAGCGCTCGCGGTGTTGATGAATGACAGCATGACCGATCCGGTTCTGGCAGACCGGCTGCTGTATGCGCGCAACGGGAACTGGGCGGAATGGATCGATAACCGGATGGATCAGCCCGGCACGATCTTCATCGCGGTCGGCGCCGGTCATCTGGCCGGAGATAAAAGTGTCCAGGATCTTCTCGCCGCGCGCGGCTTTAAGGTCATTCGCGTCCAGTGA
- a CDS encoding TraB/GumN family protein, translated as MKITSLWHTVLAAAAALALAACGAEPEQAEGPAPSPALWMLTGDNGESAFLFGTIHSLPPGAEWRTGIIDRALARSDLLVLEIAQIDDTAAIAAEFARLGQSAGHGNLSHRVSPELQDDLALLLKQAGNRDQDFAQIESWAAALMLVQATAPADEGEGVDVALLRGNAGMEVAELEGTTDQLSRFDSLPEKEQVDLLSAVIRSAPDSEKESERLMNSWLTGDVAAMVEETKQGLLADPELRDALLVSRNDNWLPKIEAWIRAGKKPFIAAGAAHMAGPEGLPEQLAARGWKIKRIQ; from the coding sequence GTGAAAATCACCTCACTATGGCATACTGTCCTTGCCGCAGCAGCTGCATTGGCGCTCGCTGCTTGCGGGGCTGAACCGGAGCAGGCGGAGGGTCCCGCGCCCTCCCCTGCGCTGTGGATGCTGACCGGTGACAATGGCGAAAGCGCTTTTCTTTTCGGAACGATACATTCCCTGCCTCCGGGGGCCGAATGGCGGACCGGCATAATCGACCGCGCTTTGGCGCGGAGCGATCTGCTGGTGCTTGAGATCGCGCAAATCGACGACACGGCCGCTATTGCGGCCGAATTTGCCCGTCTGGGCCAGTCGGCAGGCCACGGAAATCTGTCCCATCGGGTCAGCCCGGAGCTGCAGGACGATTTGGCCCTGCTGCTCAAGCAAGCTGGCAACCGCGATCAGGATTTCGCCCAGATCGAAAGTTGGGCGGCAGCGTTGATGCTGGTTCAGGCGACCGCACCTGCGGATGAGGGGGAAGGCGTTGATGTCGCGCTGCTGCGCGGAAATGCCGGAATGGAGGTCGCCGAACTGGAAGGCACCACCGACCAGCTCAGCCGGTTCGATAGTTTACCCGAAAAAGAGCAGGTCGATTTGCTGAGCGCCGTCATCCGGTCGGCGCCCGACTCCGAAAAGGAAAGCGAGCGGTTGATGAACAGCTGGCTGACGGGTGACGTTGCAGCAATGGTCGAGGAAACAAAGCAGGGGTTGCTGGCCGATCCCGAACTTCGCGACGCATTGCTGGTTAGCCGCAATGACAACTGGTTACCGAAAATCGAGGCGTGGATCAGGGCCGGCAAGAAACCTTTTATTGCGGCTGGTGCGGCGCATATGGCCGGGCCAGAGGGATTGCCCGAACAATTGGCGGCGCGCGGCTGGAAAATTAAGCGCATCCAATAG